The Macaca nemestrina isolate mMacNem1 chromosome 12, mMacNem.hap1, whole genome shotgun sequence genome contains a region encoding:
- the LOC105469805 gene encoding serine/threonine-protein kinase BRSK2 isoform X7, with protein sequence MKTKNICRYLVLEHVSGGELFDYLVKKGRLTPKEARKFFRQIISALDFCHSHSICHRDLKPENLLLDEKNNIRIADFGMASLQVGDSLLETSCGSPHYACPEVIRGEKYDGRKADVWSCGVILFALLVGALPFDDDNLRQLLEKVKRGVFHMPHFIPPDCQSLLRGMIEVDAARRLTLEHIQKHIWYIGGKNEPEPEQPIPRKVQIRSLPSLEDIDPDVLDSMHSLGCFRDRNKLLQDLLSEEENQEKMIYFLLLDRKERYPSQEDEDLPPRNEIDPPRKRVDSPMLNRHGKRRPERKSMEVLSVTDGGSPVPARRAIEMAQHGQSKAMFSKSLDIAEAHPQFSKEDRSRSISGASSGLSTSPLSSPRVTPHPSPRGSPLPTPKGTPVHTPKESPAGTPNPTPPSSPSVGGVPWRARLNSIKNSFLGSPRFHRRKLQVPTPEEMSNLTPESSPELAKKSWFGNFISLEKEEQIFVVIKDKPLSSIKADIVHAFLSIPSLSHSVISQTSFRAEYKATGGPAVFQKPVKFQVDITYTEGGEAQKENGIYSVTFTLLSGPSRRFKRVVETIQAQLLSTHDPPAAQHLSDTTNCMEMMTGRLSKCGSPLSNFFDVIKQLFSDEKNGQAAQAPSTPAKRSAHGPLGDSAAAGPGPGGDAEYPTGKDTANMGPPAARREQP encoded by the exons atgaaaacaaaaaatatttgtag GTACCTGGTGCTAGAACACGTGTCAGGTGGTGAGCTTTTCGACTACCTGGTGAAGAAGGGGAGGCTGACGCCTAAGGAGGCTCGGAAGTTCTTCCGGCAGATCATCTCCGCGCTGGACTTCTGCCACAGCCACTCCATATG CCACAGGGATCTGAAACCTGAAAACCTCCTGCTGGACGAGAAGAACAACATCCGGATCGCAGACTTTGGCATGGCGTCCCTGCAGGTTGGCGACAGCCTGTTGGAGACCAGCTGCGG GTCCCCCCACTACGCCTGCCCCGAGGTGATCCGG GGGGAGAAGTACGACGGCCGGAAGGCAGACGTGTGGAGCTGCGGCGTCATCCTGTTCGCCTTGCTAGTG GGGGCTCTGCCCTTCGACGATGACAACCTGcggcagctgctggagaaggtgAAGCGGGGCGTGTTCCACATGCCGCACTTTATTCCGCCCGACTGCCAGAGCCTGCTGCGGGGCATGATCGAAGTGGACGCCGCACGCCGCCTCACG CTAGAGCACATTCAGAAACACATATGGTATAT AGGAGGCAAGAACGAGCCGGAACCAGAGCAGCCCATTCCTCGCAAGGTGCAGATCCGCTCGctgcccagcctggaggacaTCGACCCTGACGTGCTGGACAGCATGCACTCCCTGGGCTGCTTCCGAGACCGCAACAAGCTGCTGCAGGACCTGCTATCGGAGGA GGAGAATCAGGAGAAGATGATTTACTTCCTCCTCCTGGACCGGAAAGAAAGGTACCCGAGCCAGGAGGACGAGGACCTGCCCCCCCGGAACGAGATAG ACCCTCCCCGGAAGCGTGTGGACTCCCCGATGCTGAACCGGCACGGCAAGCGGCGGCCGGAGCGCAAGTCCATGGAGGTGCTCAGCGTGACGGACGGCGGCTCCCCGGTGCCTGCGCGGCGGGCCATTGAGATGGCCCAGCACGGCCAGAG TAAAGCAATGTTCAGTAAAAGCCTGGATATCGCTGAGGCCCATCCCCAATTCAGCAAAGAAGACAG GTCTCGGTCCATCAGCGGTGCCTCCTCAGGCCTTTCCACCAGCCCACTCAGCAGCCCCCGG GTGACCCCTCACCCCTCACCAAGGGGcagtcccctccccacccccaagggGACGCCTGTCCACACGCCAAAGGAGAGCCCGGCCGGCACGCCCAACCCCACGCCACCGTCCAGCCCCAGCGTCGGAGGGGTGCCCTGGAGGGCGCGGCTCAACTCCATCAAGAACAGCTTTCTGGGCTCACCGCGCTTCCACCGCCGGAAACTGCAAG TTCCGACGCCAGAGGAGATGTCCAACCTGACCCCAGAGTCGTCTCCAGA gctggccaagAAGTCCTGGTTTGGGAACTTCATCAGCCTGGAGAAGGAGGAGCAGATCTTCGTGGTCATCAAAGACAAACCTCTGAGCTCCATCAAGGCTGACATCGTGCACGCCTTCCTGTCG ATCCCCAGCCTCAGCCACAGTGTCATCTCCCAGACGAGCTTCCGGGCCGAGTACAAGGCCACGGGGGGGCCAGCCGTGTTCCAGAAGCCTGTCAAGTTCCAGGTGGACATCACCTACACGGAGGGGGGGGAGGCACAGAAGGAGAACGGCATCTACTCCGTCACCTTCACCCTGCTCTCAG GCCCCAGCCGCCGCTTCAAGAGGGTGGTGGAGACCATCCAGGCCCAGCTGCTGAGCACACACGACCCCCCCGCGGCCCAGCACTTGTCAG ACACCACTAACTGTATGGAAATGATGACGGGGCGGCTTTCCAAATGTG GCAGCCCATTGAGTAACTTCTTTGACGTAATTAAACAACTTTTTTCAGACGAGAAGAACGGGCAGGCGGCCCAGGCCCCCAGCACGCCCGCCAAGCGGAGTGCCCACGGCCCACTCGGTGACTCCGCGGCCGCTGGCCCTGGCCCCGGAGGGGACGCCGAGTACCCAACGGGCAAGGACACGGCCAACATGggcccgcccgccgcccgccgcgaGCAGCCTTAG